A genome region from Erigeron canadensis isolate Cc75 chromosome 3, C_canadensis_v1, whole genome shotgun sequence includes the following:
- the LOC122592447 gene encoding KH domain-containing protein At3g08620-like, whose amino-acid sequence MSSLYSQNLNYSPARAPSSPHIWANPDIESSYLAELLEEKKKLAPFVQVLPICTRLLNQEILRASGRIPNQGFNDYDRLQRGSPSPLNPLDIMPDVAAKGLGHWNGNAGWSPLQRERFGGPQGLPPIDHWSPAPASPSSFNTKRVLRLDIPVDSFPNFNFVGRLLGPRGNSLKRVEASTGCRVFIRGRGSIKDPDKEESLRGRPGYEHLTEPLHILIEAEMSASIIDVRLRQAQEIIEELLKPVDESQDLYKRQQLRELAMLNNNFREQSPQPRGSVSPFGSSGMKRAKTGF is encoded by the exons ATGTCAAGTTTATACAGTCAAAACTTAAACTACTCCCCTGCTAGAGCCCCTTCTTCACCGCATATATGGGCCAACCCTGATATTGAAAG CTCATACCTTGCTGAGCTTttggaagaaaagaagaagttgGCACCTTTTGTGCAAGTTCTTCCTATTTGTACTAGATTGTTAAATCAAG AGATATTGAGGGCCTCAGGGAGGATACCAAATCAAGGGTTTAACGACTATGACCGACTGCAACGTGGAAGCCCAAGTCCTTTGAATCCCTTAGATATTATGCCTGATGTTGCAGCTAAAGGTTTAGGTCATTGGAATGGAAATGCGGGCTGGAGTCCTCTTCAACGGGAG AGATTTGGTGGGCCACAAGGACTGCCACCGATTGATCACTGGAGTCCAGCACCAGCGAGCCCAAGTTCTTTTAATACAAAGAGGGTGTTGCGTTTGGATATACCTGTTGACAGCTTTCCTAAT TTCAACTTTGTTGGGAGGCTTTTGGGTCCACGTGGCAACTCTTTAAAGCGAGTCGAAGCTTCCACTGGATGTCGTGTCTTCATCAGAGGAAGGGGTTCCATAAAAGACCCTGACAAG GAGGAAAGTTTAAGGGGCAGACCCGGCTATGAGCACCTCACTGAACCGTTACACATCTTAATAGAAGCAGAAATGTCTGCAAGTATCATCGATGTACGTCTAAGACAAGCACAAGAAATTATTGAAGAGCTGCTCAAACCTGTG GATGAATCTCAGGATCTTTACAAGAGGCAACAGTTAAGAGAGCTAGCAATGCTAAACAACAACTTCAGAGAGCAAAGTCCACAGCCTAGAGGCAGCGTGTCACCTTTTGGCTCCAGTGGAATGAAGCGTGCCAAGACTGGTTTTTGA